The region ATAACAACTAAAAGATAGATGTGGTTTAATAAGAATTTCAAGGGGAATACTAGTGCCTATCCATTGAGAGGTTTTAGTCAAATCAATAAGATGAGACGATGAATATTGAATCTCAAAAGAATGCAAAAAAGTAGCAAGAGTTAAATGCACCATTTGAAGACCAAAAGATATTCCAGGACACATTCTTCTACCACTTCCAAATGGCAATAACTCAAAATCATGACCTCGAAAGTCAATATTTTGGTGAGTTGTGAGAAACCTTTCTGGTTTGAACTCTAATGGATCTTCCCAAACATTGATATCAGTGTGAAGCTTCCATTGGTTTGTGATTAAACGAGTTCCCTTTTTTACGTTATAACCACTTAAAGTACAACTTTTCGTAAATTCACGAGGTGCCGAAAGAGGAGCTGGAGGATACAATCTTAGAGTTTCTTTGACTGTCGCTTGAAGATATGTTAACTTACTTATATCATCCTCACTTACACATCTCTCTTTTCCCACATGAATGTCTAGTTCAGCTTTTATCTTTTTGAACAACAAAGGATTTctcaaaattgaatatattgtCCATGTAAGAATAATATTATTCGTGCCACTTCCTCCGGCAATCACTGCCTGCAAATCAAATACATACTCCAAAAGAAATATATCAATGAACAACTAAGGAAATTAAGGCTACGttttataatatgattaacttattaatatacaaaataaagttCTTTATGGTTCCCAAATGTATGTAATATGtaatggaaaatgattttttgactactaaattttgacaactttcttttataatttcaggtatcattaaatgatttttcatttttttttataatcaatatttcaaaatcacttacAAAATAACACCTTATATTAGAAGAGAAAGTTATCGATATTTAGTACTCAAAATATCTTTCTCCATGTAAATTAAACATATACGTACCAGCACAGTGGATTTGATCACGGTATCTGCATCAAACCCATCGAAAGTTCTTCCATCAAACAAGGAAATCATCACGTCCATGAAATCTTGAACTTCACCCAAACCCTTCTTTTCTCTATGTTCCTCTAACCACTCACCCAAAACAATATCCAAATCTTTGGAAGTTTCTCTCATTGCTTTCTCATGGCCTCCAAAATCAAACCATCTCAACCAAGGAATGGCATCTCCCACTGTGAACACACCCAACAGACGCAGGAATTCCTCCACAGCCTTCACACATCGCTGTGCCTTCTCATCGTCCACGTTTTCACCGCCAAAATATCTCTTTCCTACGACCATTCTAAGAACCATGTTGAATACCAAGTGAGAAAACCATTGCTTCAGCTCCACCGAGGCAAAGCCAGACTCACTCTTTTGGCTACACCAAACATTATACAACTGTTTGATCGAGTTCTGAACTTCTGAGACACGAACATGCTGCATTTGTTCCACTCGACGAGGGGAAAGGATCTCAAAAGTTGTAATCTTTCGTAGCTCGCGCCAATAGGGACCGTAGGGTGAAAAGGCAAAGATGGCTTGGTTGTAGCCCATGAGTTCCATGGCGACAAGCTTGGGGCGAGAGGAAACCACCGTGTCGTTTGTGGTGAAACATTCCTTTGCTATTTCCCAGTTGTTGATTACCAAAGCCTTTTTGGAACCGAGTTTGATGGTGAAGATGGGTCCATATTTTTCAGCCAAAGCACCCAACATTCTATGGGGTGTCTTTGAAGCACTCAACAACGGAAGGTGACCCAGTACTGGCCATGCTCCTGCGGCTGTGGGAGCCTCTTTGCATGGAAACAATTTGAAGTTATTGTACAGAAATAAACAGAAGAGGGTTAGAGACAGAAGTCCAATGGTAGTGGAATTCATGTAACTTAGAACAAAatccattttgagattttgttaAGGTTGTGTGTCGTTGAGTGGGAATGTTTGCTTAAATAGATCATTGATTGCTACAGAGAGAAGTGAAAGGATCAGGTTGATGGCTTAACGAATGGATGTGATGAACTCAGTTAAAGaagtgatatttttataaagaaagaaaatgagttCGATTTTTTCAAAACGTGTTTGAAGAAACACTTTTCAATGTTTCTGAAGATATTTGTGTCGACTCTTCTCTGGCAAATAAATTGAACAATGAGACAAAGATTCTGTCCACAATTTCAAAGATAaggtttgaaaaaaataaagtgacTGCAAACATAATAAAGTACTCGacaaacatattttcttttaaaaaatatgcaaatttatttttagtaagaaaaattatgaacatagatatttttgtattgttttagTAATTGAAAGATGGCCCTGTATCAATTTGATTTCTTAAAACATATTGTtaactacattttatttttcttggaaATGCTCATTAAAAATCAGtagaaaagattaaaatatcttacatgtaaaattttaataatattcaaataaatcaaatcaaataaaaactatattttaatggtTAGTATTAGCTCACATTAGATAGTTTGACTATCAACCTTATCGATCCAAAGTCACACAACTAACACAAGGATCACATGCaccaattttatgaaaatagacCATTTAGTTTATCATTGAATAATTCACACCACGTTCATGTAAGAAcctaatattaaaactaataattttcGAAGACAAACATAAATATGAAGTTAGAATCACTTACGAtgtttcaacaatttcaaaaataattagaaaatatagttgaaataaaatctaaatttaataaaattaaaaacaaattgaaagaaaaattattcaattttgaaatgttaaataaataagaagacgattcaaatataatattaggTGTTAGTATTCACATTAAAATTtcacacaaaaaattaattttttttagtaaaaattttgataattaatatttaatgacatttttatttgataattaaattcttaataactaaattttaaaaataaatttagaaactaattacaattttttattcacaataataataattttaataatcaataatattttatttcataaattaatatataaatttgttattatattaattaataatttttaatcactaaaagtgaaaaaacataaatataaaataattatgtaaaattttaataatattcaaatacatcaaatcaaataaaaatatcattttgataaataatatatgtgGCTCACATGGATAGTTAGACCGTACCATACCGAATTCATGCACCTAACACAGGATCACATCTGCCGAAACGAACGAATTCATCACATGTGCCGAAAAG is a window of Vigna unguiculata cultivar IT97K-499-35 chromosome 4, ASM411807v1, whole genome shotgun sequence DNA encoding:
- the LOC114181604 gene encoding cytochrome P450 82A4-like; translation: MDFVLSYMNSTTIGLLSLTLFCLFLYNNFKLFPCKEAPTAAGAWPVLGHLPLLSASKTPHRMLGALAEKYGPIFTIKLGSKKALVINNWEIAKECFTTNDTVVSSRPKLVAMELMGYNQAIFAFSPYGPYWRELRKITTFEILSPRRVEQMQHVRVSEVQNSIKQLYNVWCSQKSESGFASVELKQWFSHLVFNMVLRMVVGKRYFGGENVDDEKAQRCVKAVEEFLRLLGVFTVGDAIPWLRWFDFGGHEKAMRETSKDLDIVLGEWLEEHREKKGLGEVQDFMDVMISLFDGRTFDGFDADTVIKSTVLAVIAGGSGTNNIILTWTIYSILRNPLLFKKIKAELDIHVGKERCVSEDDISKLTYLQATVKETLRLYPPAPLSAPREFTKSCTLSGYNVKKGTRLITNQWKLHTDINVWEDPLEFKPERFLTTHQNIDFRGHDFELLPFGSGRRMCPGISFGLQMVHLTLATFLHSFEIQYSSSHLIDLTKTSQWIGTSIPLEILIKPHLSFSCYENNKLC